In a genomic window of Pelecanus crispus isolate bPelCri1 chromosome 1, bPelCri1.pri, whole genome shotgun sequence:
- the CGGBP1 gene encoding CGG triplet repeat-binding protein 1 translates to MERFGVKSAPSRNRSKTALYVTPQDRVTEFGSELHEDGGKLFCTSCNVVLNHVRKSAINDHLKSKTHTKRKAEFEEQNVRKKQRTLTASLQCNSTAQTEKTSVIQDFVKMCLEANIPLEKADHPSVRAFLSRYVKNGSSIPKSDQLRKAYLPDGYDNENQLINTEDR, encoded by the coding sequence ATGGAACGATTTGGAGTGAAATCCGCTCCATCACGTAACCGCTCGAAGACTGCTTTGTATGTGACTCCTCAGGATCGTGTAACTGAGTTTGGCAGCGAGCTGCACGAAGATGGAGGAAAACTCTTCTGTACTTCCTGCAATGTGGTTCTGAATCATGTTCGCAAGTCTGCCATCAACGACCACCTCAAGtctaaaacacacacaaagcGAAAGGCAGAGTTTGAAGAACAGAACGTCAGGAAGAAGCAAAGGACTCTGACTGCCTCCCTTCAGTGCAACAGTACTGCCCAGACAGAGAAAACCAGCGTCATCCAGGACTTTGTGAAAATGTGCCTGGAAGCCAATATTCCACTTGAGAAGGCTGATCATCCATCTGTGCGAGCCTTCCTGTCCCGCTACGTCAAGAATGGCAGTTCGATACCTAAGTCAGACCAGCTAAGGAAAGCATACCTGCCTGATGGGTATGACAATGAGAACCAACTCATCAATACTGAAGACCGTtga